A genomic window from Thiomonas arsenitoxydans includes:
- a CDS encoding sulfite exporter TauE/SafE family protein, which produces MFNDGFTLALVALAAFFGAALNAAAGGGSFLTLPALIYAGIAPVAANATGTTALLPGYLASTWGFREDLGPPRSVGMTALMLTCLVGGGIGAGLLITTSNHAFRALVPWLLLFATALFAFGPTLLRRIGRHPEQHAPRLQALVGLFVVSVYGGYFNGGLGVLLLAMLTLIGETHLNRMNALKNAISAVLTLFAVGIYAAAGTVQWRWVAVMLPAVLVGGYVGARVARRIPREVMRWSIVLIGLVMSALFFR; this is translated from the coding sequence ATGTTCAACGACGGTTTCACTTTGGCGCTGGTCGCGCTGGCCGCTTTTTTTGGGGCCGCGCTCAACGCCGCGGCCGGGGGTGGTAGCTTCCTCACCCTGCCCGCATTGATCTATGCCGGGATTGCGCCCGTTGCCGCCAACGCCACCGGCACCACGGCCCTGTTGCCCGGCTACTTGGCCAGCACCTGGGGCTTCCGCGAAGACCTCGGCCCGCCGCGCTCGGTCGGCATGACCGCGCTGATGCTGACCTGCCTGGTGGGCGGGGGCATCGGCGCCGGGCTGTTGATCACCACGAGCAATCACGCATTTCGGGCGCTGGTGCCGTGGTTGCTGCTGTTCGCCACCGCCTTGTTCGCCTTCGGGCCGACCTTGTTGCGCCGCATCGGCCGCCATCCCGAGCAGCATGCGCCGCGGCTGCAGGCGCTGGTCGGCCTGTTCGTGGTCAGCGTGTACGGCGGCTACTTCAACGGCGGCCTCGGCGTGCTGCTGCTGGCGATGCTCACCCTGATCGGCGAGACCCATCTCAACCGCATGAACGCGCTGAAAAACGCCATCTCCGCCGTGCTCACCCTGTTCGCCGTGGGCATCTACGCCGCCGCTGGCACTGTGCAGTGGCGCTGGGTGGCGGTCATGCTGCCCGCCGTGCTGGTAGGCGGCTATGTGGGTGCGCGCGTCGCCCGGCGAATTCCGCGCGAGGTGATGCGCTGGAGCATCGTGCTGATCGGTCTGGTGATGAGCGCGCTGTTCTTTCGCTGA